A stretch of DNA from Lycium ferocissimum isolate CSIRO_LF1 chromosome 4, AGI_CSIRO_Lferr_CH_V1, whole genome shotgun sequence:
CCTTTTTCTAGAATACCTTTGGAGATTTCAAAACTGCGGATTGGAGACTTAAAAATCTAATAGGTGCTCCGTTCATGCACTTCTTCATTTTTGACTTGACACacctttaaaaaataatgaataaaataagtagcagcaattttattttatcacCCTTAATTAACATAAGTCATTTAAATAATTGTAACCAATCAAACACGAAGTTGTGTAGTCAATCAACAATTTCTTGAAGCTTtcaataataaatataaaatagatATAGAAtgatttgatttttcaaactgaTGGACATCATTTTTAATATCGTGGACCGCTAAAAATGAACGCATAGAGTAACTAGCTGCATCTCATTATCAGACTCAGTGCCACGAGCCCTCTACGTAGTACAAGACACCTACAAGAGAGTAGCTCTAAATTTGACGGTTTCAAGAATTCACACAAAGTAGTTCTTGTTATATTCCCTTCCTTCACATACAAGTAGCAAACCCAATCGTCACTCATCTGACTAGAATAATAATGAACAGAAAACTTGCATAAAGTGCCTTAAATTTATGGAAGACTTGAATTGGATAAAACTTCCTCtgttctttttttatttgatttttaaatttttcacatacatatttaaaaaaaagctacttaaaatattaattaagaatATTAACTATATTATTTAGagaaaaaatagttaaaatattaattaagaatATTAACTATATTAtttagagaaaaaataatatcttcTCAGTTTCTAAAAAGACTACTCTTTCCGTCCAATTtaattgtcttagtttgactgggcacgaaatttaaaaaataaagagaaaccTTTTGAATgttgtgatcttaaattaaaaatatgtatagtcttttaatcttgtggtcttaaatttgCCATATAGAATATTGGAATTagaaaagttactaaatatagaaagagacacttTTTTCGAcagaccaaaaaagaaaataaggcaTTTTaattgagacggaaggagtacttattttgtcatcaaattttaaaaagttaaaaactcACTTAAACAAGAGCAaatctttataaatatattttgttttattgtgaatgcttatttatttctttaaagAAAAGTTAAAATTAGTTATTTTGGtaccaatttatttttttcccggGGGCTCCAAGCTCCCATTCATTGTATTTTCATCCCACAAAAAGTATAAAAATCTTGATCTCTTCTCTCTACTTTTCTCTacaatatttttcttctagcgttattatttttaaaacgttatcgctaggcatagacaagatatgtggcacctctctatagCCAACATATAGATTTATCTTTTTGTGgattctttgtttttttcctcctaattcttatgtttaaattattttcaaaaatcgGAAAGTGGTTAAAAACATTACTTGATTAAATGAGTTAATTAAATGAGAAAGAACGTTTAGGATTAATGGAAGCTGAGAGGAAGACTCTATCATCTCAAGAAATTATTTTAGACTAAGGtactatttttctttctttccaatctATAATTAATCTTACGAAATTTGAGTTAGTtgctgtcacgccccgaaccatggtctGGACGTAACACAGCACTCGGTGCCGATCGCATGTGGACCGAGCGAACAAGTTGGTACatttgaatcaacatgtgacatcaaaacatactaaatagaaaCAATACTAACACATGTTGATCTACTAAGAGTCTATCTAAAATATCATAAAAGCGGAAAAACTGAATGAGTCTGAGAGTATAAATACATAGCAAACACGGCTAATACAAAAGTCTGCTAAACTCGGATTGTCTACAACTATAGTCTATGAAGCCACTATGAAGTACTGAAAATACTGATTGTCTCAGACACCGAAAGGCGTAAAGTAAAGATAATGCCCGAAGGCCGGGCTCGCAATCAACCGACATCGAAATCCTAAAGCGCGCATCCGTCGTCCTGTAAACATGTATCTGCATCgcgaaatgcaggcccccgggcaataaaatgggacgtcagtacatttgaattgcactggtatTTAAAGcaactggaaaaaaaattgtaaatctTCAAACCGAAATCGAGAATCAGAACTGTGATAGCaaaggaagtagagatatgaatactccaCGTCCGTATACGAATCATCCGTTTTAtccgtgtttgtatatgtgggggcCTCGGCCCAATAATGCGtacgctatggcctcggcctagtaAGTGCGTCAAtcaatggcctcggccaagAGTATACGTATACAAGACCGTCCTCGTGAAAAATCACATATGTtcaattatggttaattaataaagATCGAGACCATAACAATAATGAACAATAATGAACCGAAATAGACATAGGTTAGGCCGAATCGAAAACATTGATCGTTTATGATCATCTTGTATTTCAGACCGAGACTCGTGTGGTAacaatgcataagtctataaagatttcatgttgagttcatgatattcaaattgacaaccatgaaTGAATTCTCAGAATCGCAACCCTTAAGATAACGGTTCTCTgacatatcatgaaactagggctaaactgtattctgagtcaaattattgacaagtatgaagaatgaggcgtagggagaatcataaatattccctaacgtagatagttagcctcacataccttgacTTCCTGCTTTTGAGCGAATCACAATGTTCGTCAATCccttcaactttaatctatagcaatacaAGTCATAGGGAATTTATATTAGCAACAATatccatgctttggtcatctaagcattttatcaaacacttggtgggcatgaagctccacaaccttcattaatggtgttttcttcacccaattctcattctattacttctagctgattctacaatcttaatttgatgtaattaacatcattcttcatcacccacaTGATTACAACAATcctaagtcaacaatccaaaaccctagcatagttcatataattctctttatcaaacccatttatTATTCTCctaagaactcatcaattcacaactataaatgattagagagtagaaatttcctttttgaagtccaatcctcttgaattcgagttctagggtttccacgTCCAACAATAATGTTTCAATCATAACTGCatggattagaagggtttactcaagttagaaagggattagggacctgaattcaacctagaatcatgataaatcttaccttggagggttcgaggcttgggacttgttccctctgactttagggtgattttcgTGACTAGGggtgttagggaaataaaccccaaccTTAAATGTAACTTAAAACACGAAAACccgacttttgacccgaaacctGACCTTATACGCAATGGACCCGCGATGCAAATCCAGCGCACGACCCCCTGCAGGTCAGTATTCAGAGAGGGTGTTTTTTTGCGATCGGCCCGCGACACGGGGCCATCGCACGCGCCCTCACAGGCGACATGTGTCGGTTCtgcacagtgttcggtaaaatgggcataacttcttgtacatagctctGTGCAGgatccataatataccgttggaaagctatttcaaagggatacaactttcatgttttaagtttcctcaaattctcAACCGATTTCACGAAATTGAACTGGAAGGAAGACGTATCGAagacttagccgattctattgAATTTTaagcgccttactattagccatcttgagatgatcatatctccttgctccgatctttgattggcctggtccttatatcgttagaaagatatttctacgtactacaactttcattaagggtactttcccaaattcccaactaatcaaggaattatggctgcccgaagtaggcctattAATAATTTTCgtaaaacgttcaaaccttcaatttttccactaaaactctaatgatacgagtctaaccttagttctaagatacggggtgtaacagttgcCCTCAATATGTCGGACACGAACTATTCAATATGTTGGACACGAACTATCTTTCATGGGTCTTAATACTGAAATCCGTTTGAATGCAATGGATCTTGGAGATACTatcaagaataaaaataaacatcAAACAAAGATTGTGCTATAGCAATGATATTTTTGCATCATCACCTTGAGGAAGTTTTGAAAATTGAATATCTCACTGTTAAAGGTCCACTTGCTTTGTGGAATAGCTTGAAAGAAATGTATGACATATGAAGATGGTCATCCTCCCAAAACCACGATACTATTGTATGCATCTAAGACTACAAGACTTTAATCTATGTGTGATACAATTCTACGATGTTAGAATTGCTTCTTAATTGAAATTATGTGGAGATAGGATTAGTGATTTTGATATGCCAGAAAACACCTCTCATATCTCGAATGTGCTCCTACAGAAGCAATATTGAGAGAAAGTTTTCAAGAAGTATCCAAATTAATTTCTCATCTTCTCGTGGCTGAACAAATTAAACAACGATTTCCTAATGAAAAATTACGAGAATTAAATAGACACTCAACGGGAAatgttataaatatattttatctattattattatgaatgCTTATTTATTTCTTTGGAGAAAAGTTAGGGTTAATTGCTTTAGGACCAAGTTACTCCCCATGTTCATGTTTACTTCTCCATGTTTGACTTGACACCTGCtaagaagaaataaataaaatcatgataattttattatatcacTCCTATTATTATAAGTCATCTAAATAATGAAACAAATCAACTGTACCTTAAAAGTTGTGCAGCCAATTAACAATTActtgaagttttcaataatAACGGTAAACATagtctgtttggccaagcttatatttcccaaaaagtgcttattttttgaataagtacttattttaaaaaagtgaggtgtttggtcaAGATTTCGGGGGAAAATAAGTGCTTCTGGGGAATAGCACAATctgtttttcagaagctaaaaaaaaatagtttctgtccagaagcacttttgagaaaaatacacttagaaatactttttaaaagcttgtcAAACattaattgctgctcaaaagtgcttttaaattaattgaccaAACACAAACCAATTTTcgtcaaaagtacttttttgaaaaccatttttgaaaaaaagtatttttcaaaataagttgattttaaaaGTTTAGCCAAACAGGTTATAAAATGGCAaattatcttttgatttttcaaactagataagtaaaaatgaaaatttactTTTAGTGTAATGGACAAGTTCAAGTGGACGAGAGAGTAGTTTTTCCCTGACTATAAATAAATTCTCATTAATCTTTTTTTGCTCTttatatattcatgtatatatatatatatttgatgaataaatttttttattttttttggctcttTCAATATAAGTGTCGCACctcataataaaaaaaaaaaattgtcccatAATCAGTGGCGGATTCAAAATTTCACTTGAGGGGTTcagaaaaaacaacaaaagctaaatataaaaaaataatgttgttccTAAGCATCGAACTTAGGATTCTAGAGATAATTTTGAACATCCTAAACCACTTGAGTTAATCTTTTGTATTTGTTCAGAGTATTCAAAagtaaatatatgtacataaacacagaaaatctaccctatatatacaatataatatTTTGGCGAGgatgttcgggtgaacaccctcgtCACCCTTTAAATCGCCCCtgtcataataagtgtcattttaGGAAACCACgacataaattgactagttttttctAATCCTACCCTCGATTAATATCTAAATGATAATTGGAAAAGCCGCATAATAACTtgtattgttggattcccaatgtcaaaaggaATACCACTTGTACATGCTttaatcaagaggaaaaaaataatttttttttattatataggactaatttaataaattttatattatattattaatttcttaatatacgcgttttttgctaaggtgacacttgTGGAGGGAGTAAACTCTAAAGAAAGGAAGTAAAGAAAGAGGGATATCCTTCTTCACGAGGATGTCGAGGAACGTTCCAGAACAAGAATATTACAGTTATCCCACTTGTGTTTACTTTTACACCAAACAAAGATCAGAAAGAGACACGTAGTATTCCATAAACCCCATGCAACATGTACACGTATTCATCTACATCCAGCACCACCGACTAACGTGGGCATCTTAATTTAATAACTTCCTCATTCAAATCCTCAATTCCCTCTTAATACATTATCCAAACGCTTAAAAGCTCTCTCTCCCATAGTTCACaaaagaggggaaaaaaaaataagatgatGAATGTTTTAGCCATTTCTCTTGTACTAACCACACTTGTAACAGCAGGGGTCTTTACTCCAGACcctgaaaagaaagaagaagttaTAGTCAAAGAAGGTCATCgagttgtagttgttgaatATGAACCAAATGATGGGAACACCAAGGTCTCAATTTCCCCACAAGAAACTGAACAAAAGGCAAAAACAGGTTATGTTTCAGATGTCAAAGACAAATTAACAGTTAAGGCAGAGGAAGTTAAAGAAAATGGAGCGTTTCATAGGCCTAATGCTAGAGAACTTGTTTGTGATGCATTTGGAAAGTGTAAACATAAGATAGCAAGTGCACTTGGAGGAACCAAAGACACTGTTTCTGAAAAAGCCCATGAAATTCAAGAAGATGCAAAAGAGGTTGTTGGTGATGCTTATGAAAAGGTGAAAGATACTGTTGTTGGCAAAGCACATGAGGCTACAGAAAAGGCAAGTGAAGTCAAAGATACTGTTGTTGGCAAAGCCCATGAGGCTACAGAAAAGGCAAGTGAAGTGAAGGAAAGAGCCAAAGAATCTGTTGGCAAGAAAGTTGATGAAGTGAAAGAAAGTGCTAAACAGACTGCTGAGAAAGTGAAAGAAAGAGCAGTTGACACAACAAATACACTGACAAGTCATTTGATGAGGAATGCTTCAGAAGATCTTGATATCATAGAAGAAAAGGCTAAAGAAGCAAAAGATGCAGTTAAAGAAGATGCAAATAGGCTTAAAGTGGAAGGCAAAAGGGACTATCATGTAATTCGCAGGTTCTTTTCAGATGTGTTGGCATACATGCTCTCAGCAAAGAACTTTCGTTCCTTAATGGGAATGATTCATTTGCTGGGATTTGCATTGTCTTATGGGGTTTGTATTTGGGTGACATTCATATCGAGTAGTCTTTTGGCAAGAACTTTGCCTAAGCAGCAATTTGCAATGGTGCAAAGCAAGATTTACCCTGCTTACTTCAAGACTATGTCTTATGGCATAGCCTCATTGTTTTTGGGGCATTACTTGAGCCAGACCCATCGATATTATGCGAATTGGACAGAAAAAATTCAGGGTTTGATTTTTCTGGCCTCATTCGCCATGACTATGTGCAATTCCTACTTCTTGGAGCCTCGAGCCAGTAAGGTATGCAGTTACTTCTCTGTTTCTTCCCCCTGTTTATGTGGAGTCAAATAAACCAGGGGTGGAATTAGGGTAgcaaa
This window harbors:
- the LOC132052085 gene encoding uncharacterized protein LOC132052085 encodes the protein MMNVLAISLVLTTLVTAGVFTPDPEKKEEVIVKEGHRVVVVEYEPNDGNTKVSISPQETEQKAKTGYVSDVKDKLTVKAEEVKENGAFHRPNARELVCDAFGKCKHKIASALGGTKDTVSEKAHEIQEDAKEVVGDAYEKVKDTVVGKAHEATEKASEVKDTVVGKAHEATEKASEVKERAKESVGKKVDEVKESAKQTAEKVKERAVDTTNTLTSHLMRNASEDLDIIEEKAKEAKDAVKEDANRLKVEGKRDYHVIRRFFSDVLAYMLSAKNFRSLMGMIHLLGFALSYGVCIWVTFISSSLLARTLPKQQFAMVQSKIYPAYFKTMSYGIASLFLGHYLSQTHRYYANWTEKIQGLIFLASFAMTMCNSYFLEPRASKVMRERMKLEKEEGRGEDVFNIEPSTSSVDAFVDPTGIKTGIQTTGEPVETRQELSEEAARVKPRVGRLSQTLKKLNMISSFLNVLTLMALTYHLVYLSQLVHSSSY